One Phaseolus vulgaris cultivar G19833 chromosome 4, P. vulgaris v2.0, whole genome shotgun sequence DNA window includes the following coding sequences:
- the LOC137836778 gene encoding MYB-like transcription factor EOBII: MISTSSSSSSFSSSSFSLSYVHMYKIMDKKPCNSSSSHDPEVRKGPWTMEEDLILINYIANHGEGVWNSLAKASGLKRTGKSCRLRWLNYLRPDVRRGNITTEEQLLIFELHAKWGNRWSKIAKHLPGRTDNEIKNFWRTRIQKHMKQAENSQQQGNNSNISETNDHHHHQASSSTSLVSNMALQIETYSAPSYQENLESFPTQFPTITDQSSSCTNHNINSNHNYWNIEDFWPMQLLNGD, translated from the exons ATGATTTCcacgtcttcttcttcttcttctttttcttcttcttctttctctctctcttatgTTCATATGTACAAAATAATGGACAAAAAACCATGCAACTCATCATCATCTCATGATCCTGAAGTGAGAAAGGGACCATGGACCATGGAAGAAGACTTGATCTTGATCAACTATATTGCCAACCATGGTGAAGGTGTTTGGAACTCTCTAGCAAAAGCTTCTG GTCTTAAACGAACTGGGAAAAGTTGTCGACTTCGTTGGCTAAACTATCTTCGTCCTGATGTTAGAAGAGGGAACATTACAACTGAAGAACAGCTTTTGatctttgagcttcatgcaaAGTGGGGCAATAg gtGGTCCAAAATTGCAAAGCATCTTCCTGGAAGAACTGACAATGAGATTAAGAACTTTTGGAGAACCAGGATTCAGAAACACATGAAGCAAGCTGAGAATTCACAACAACAGggtaataatagtaatatttcAGAGACAAatgatcatcatcatcatcaagcAAGCTCTAGCACAAGCCTAGTATCCAACATGGCATTGCAAATTGAGACTTACTCTGCACCCTCATATCAAGAAAATTTGGAGTCATTTCCAACACAGTTTCCTACAATCACTGATCAATCAAGTTCATGTACCAATCACAACATCAACAGCAACCATAACTATTGGAACATAGAGGATTTCTGGCCCATGCAATTACTCAATGGGGATTGA